ACCCACTGACTGGCGAGCCGTATGCGGGAGAACCGCACGTACGGTTCTGAGGGAGGGGAGTCCGGCTCAACCGGACTTCCCTACCCCTATCGTGATCAAGCTCAACGACTCCCGCTCACGTGCTTAGAAAGTGGGCGAACCGTCTGCGGCAGAGGGAACCGATCAGCATACCATTCAGGCATGCGTGCGATTGAACTCGGGTGGATCACTGGCGGGAAAGCTCTCTTCACTGGCTTCGTCAATTCGATGGTCATCTGCGTCGTGGATTGTTTGGTCCTGCCACTGAACGGCGAGCCTCGCGGCGGCTGCGGTTTCCGCGAGCAATTCCGTGTAACGCGTCGGAGGCGTGTGGGCAGAAAACTCGTCTGCCTGTGACTGAAACTCTGTTTGTTCGCTAGCGTCAATTGCGATCCCACTCGCACACAAGTGGACATGTTCGCACAATGCTTGCCATTCGGATTGGATAAATGGATCGTTCATCTGAAAACTCCCGAGTGAAATGTTTGGCGAGCCAATGAGTAGCAAAACGCGAACCACTCCACATGACAGACCCGCTACCACGGCGTTTCGAATCTACAATTCATGCCCGAATGTGCAATTCGGACATTCTCTATAAAAAGTCGCCAAGCCATGAACACTTGGGAACAGGCCGAAGGGTCCCCCTTTCCGCTCGGGGCAAGTTGGAATGCGGATGCATCAACCTTCAACTTTTCGCTCTATTCGCGGCATGCGACTTCGGTGCATCTGTTGTTGTACCGACGCGATGAATTGGATGCCCCCGCTCACGAAATTGCATTGGACTATCTGCATAACAAGTCAGGTCCCGTCTGGCATTGTCGAGTCCAATGCGAAGCCGAGAACGAGTGGGCTTACTATGGCTACCGCGTCGACGGACCGGCACCGCAACCTGGCTATGACTTCCATGACTTCGATTTCCAAAAGATCCTCCTCGACCCATTCGCCAAGGGAGTCTTCTTTCCACCGGGGTTTCGAGAGACCCTGCGCGACGACCTGGTTCCAACGCCGGGCAAGCACCTTTGGGAATCCTGCCCAATCAGTTTGGTGAATTCGATTGGCAAGACGACTCATTGTTGCACCATGGCAGCGACCTGGTGATTTATGAGATGCACATTCGCGGTTTCACGATGAATCCGAACTCGGGAATTGCGGAGGCACATCGCGGGACGTTCCTGGGCGTTGTGGACAAAATCCCTTACCTGTTGGAACTGGGTATCACCGCGGTGGAGCTGATGCCGATTTTTCAGTTCGACCCGGATGATGGGCACTACTGGGGCTATATGCCACTCAACTTCTTCTCGCCACACCACGCCTATGCGACGGATCCGTCCGCTTGCAATCAACGGGATGAGTTTCGCACGATGGCCAAAGCTTTGCACGCTGCCGGCATCGAGGTCATCTTGGACGTCGTTTACAATCACACACGTGAAGGCGACCACCTTGGACCAACCTACAACTGGAAAGGAATCGATAGCAGCACTGCGTACATGATGACCGGCGATCCGACTGCACCCTATGCCAGCCACAGTGGAACCGGCAACACACTACACACGGCAAACCAGGCCGTCCGACGGATGATTGTTGACAGCCTCCGGTTTTGGGACTCGCACATGCATGTCGACGGGTTTCGTTTTGACCTGGCATCGGTCTTCACCCGAAACAGCGACGGCACGATCAACTTGGATGACCCGCCCATCATCAGCGAGATCGGCACAGACGCAGACTTGAGCGACAACCGATT
The DNA window shown above is from Rhodopirellula bahusiensis and carries:
- a CDS encoding alpha-amylase family glycosyl hydrolase; amino-acid sequence: MGILPNQFGEFDWQDDSLLHHGSDLVIYEMHIRGFTMNPNSGIAEAHRGTFLGVVDKIPYLLELGITAVELMPIFQFDPDDGHYWGYMPLNFFSPHHAYATDPSACNQRDEFRTMAKALHAAGIEVILDVVYNHTREGDHLGPTYNWKGIDSSTAYMMTGDPTAPYASHSGTGNTLHTANQAVRRMIVDSLRFWDSHMHVDGFRFDLASVFTRNSDGTINLDDPPIISEIGTDADLSDNRLIAEPWDASGAYQLGKRFPGQRWMQWNARNRDTVQRFVRGDRGMITELMTRLYGSCDLFPDDLMHALQPPLSINYITSHDGSTLYDQTAYNHKCNWANGHNNTDGADEFRWDCGWEGDDGIPPNQRMIAPRSQRSTFHQDRSPF